TACGGCAGGGCTTGCAGAGATTAACAGCCATCAAATTTATACGGCGGGCCGGATGAGGTGGTGCCAACGGTTTCGACATTCACGCTGCCCTGCGGGTCAACGTTAAGTCTGAACACGTGCCACAACGTATTACGCTGCGATCCGCTGGCGTTTTCCACCGCCCAGTTCCAGCTGCGACCATCCGACAGCGAAAGCGTCACCTTCGCTCCCGTCATCAGCGGGCCGGTTGCCGGTTGGCTGTTGTGTACTGAGTAACAGTACGCGCCGGGGTGGAAATTACCAATCGAGACGGTTTCCGGGCCATAGCCATTGCGCACGTCATTCTCCAGCCCCGCTTCTGCGCCGACCGGGTGCGTCGTCATATAGTAGACATGCTGCCGGGCACCGCCGGGATTGCTCGCTTTTGGCGGCACAATCAGGTGCGCGTCGAGATTCGCCGGCGTGGCGTTCCAGCTGACAACAATCTTCGCCACTGCGCCCTTCAGGCGATGCGTCAGGGTGAAATCCTGGGCAAAGAGAGTTCCTCTGACGACCGTGATCGTGGTTTGCAACGGGAAGTAGTCCGGCGCGGTGACCTCAACATAGTAGCTCCCTGACAAGACATTGAGGCTGTAGCTGCCGTTACTGTTGGCCTGGGTGGAGTAGACCGGCTGCGCGTCGCCTTTGCTATGAAAGAGTTTGATCTCAGCGCCGGGCACGACAACCGGTGCAGGGTTACTGTAGCCCCATACCGCCTGGGCTCCCCACACGCCGCCGCGCAGGTTGACCTGCTGCGGATGGAAGCTCACCGTCTTGTCCGCATCAATGCTGGCCTCGTTATTAAGCGACGCGGAAACCTGCACATTCACCACATCTGTCGTGGTGCTCTCAAGCAGAGCGGCGGCGATCCCCTCATCGTTGGTCACGCTCAGGCTGTTGATGGTGGCGGCAACGCCTTTATCCTGTAACCACTGCACCGTCGCGCCGCTGACCGGGTTGTTATTGACGTCTTTGACCCGCGCATGGAAGGTAAAGCTGTCTGTGCCGTTGGCGATTTTATCAGTGGTTGATCCCTCCAGCGTGACGCTCGCCAGCGCAGCGGTCGAGATATCGCCGATAAAGTCGACCGCTTTACTGGCCGAGGTTCCCGCCACGCGGGCCGTTACGGTAAACCGCCCGGCGCGCAGGCTGTTAACGCTGGTGGTTACCTGACCATCCAGATTGCTCACCCCCTGTGTGCGGGTCAGCACCGCGCCAGCGCTGACGGTGAAATCAACGGTGATACCGCTCAGCCGGTTCCCCTTCACATCGGTCACCGTCGCCGAGAGGCTATTGACCGCATTGCCATTCGCCACCGCGCCGTTGCTCTCCACCACCAGGTTGGCATCGGAGATTTGCGCCGTGACCACATCGGCAATGAATAGCGTCGCTTTGCTCAGGGTGCTGCCGTTTACCGTTGCGGTCACCGTGTAGAGGCCAGCGATATCGCTAACCACCGTGGTTTGCGCCTGCCCATCCGGCCCGGTAATGGCGGTCGTCGCGGCAAGGGTTGCGCCTGGCGACACGCTAAAGTTGACGGTAACACCGGGGATCGGGTTGTCATTAGCATCGACAACGGTGGCCGTGACGCCATTCGGCGCAATACCGTTAGCGATCGCGCCATCGGGCGAGATAAGCAGGTTTTCATTGGGCAGCTGTGCGGTGGTGCTGTCAGCAATAAAGCGGGTGCTCACCTGCGCGGCCTGCGGCGTGCCAACCAGTTTCGCCGTGGCGTTAAAGGTTCCCGCCCGGCGGCTGGTTAAGGTGGTTTGCGCCACGCCTTGCGCATCGGTAAGCGCCTGCGCGGGCAGAACGCTGACCGGGCTGTCGGGAATAAACTGTATCGCCATGCCCGGCACCGGGTTGCCAAACGCATCGGCAATACGGACCGTCATAACGCTGCCCGCCTGGCCATTGGCCAGCGCATCTTGCGCCACGCGGCTCTCGATAAAGCGGGCGCTCTGGCGATCGACACTGAAGTTGACGGTTTGCGTCAGCGCCTGGCCATTAACCGTCGCGGTAATCTGCGTCGCCACCGCGCGCGTATGCGTGAGTAGTAACGTCGCCTGACCACGCGCATCGGTCAGCACCGCATTGCCGCCAATCAGCGTCGCGCCGTTATCCGCCGCGAAGCCCACCGCGTAGTTCGCCAGCGGGTTGCCATAGCGGTCAGTAACTGTCGCACGCACCGCATTGGCCTGCTTTCCATCCGCCAGCGCGTTATCAGTCATAATGTCGAACGCGGAAAGCGTGGCGGTGGCGGTATCGGCGATAAACATTACCCGCGCGCTGCTGCTGTTACCATTGCGTAACGTGGCGGAGACCACCCCTTCACCCGCAACGCGGCTCTTCAGCTTCACCGTCGCCAGACCCTGGCTGTCGCTCACCGCGCTGAGCGAGGTATTATCCTGCCCCTGGTCGTTAAACAGCGTGGCCGCCGGTTTGCCTTTGCTGTCGGCAAGCTGAGCAATATGGAACGTGACGCGCTGCCCGGCGACCGGCTGTCCCTCCTTCACCACGCTTGCCGTCAGGGTAAAAGCCTGCTGGTTATCAGCCAGCTGCGGTGCGGTGGGCGTCAGGGCGATCGGCGCGACCGTTTCGCTGGCGCGCATCACGCGGAGTGTAGTGGTCGCAGGCGTGGCGCGGTTGCCGTTTTTATCAACGCCAACCGCGGTCAGCACATACTCCTGCGCGACGCTGGCGGCTTCGCTGCGCGTGGCGCGATAGGCCGGAACCTGCACATGGAGTGCGGTCAATGCCGGTTGTTGCCAGCTGCCGCCGTTGGCGGCAAAGTTCGCCGAGGCGCTCCACTCAATACGCTCAAGACCATACTTCGCTTTGCTAATCGTCACCGGGATGGTCAGCGTCGTGCCTGCTTCCGCGGTGAGCTGCTTTGGCAGCGAGAGCACCACCAGCGGCTGCTTGCGGTACTGCATCACGATGTCGTAATTGCGATCGACAAGGGCGTATTTGCTGCCGATCAGGCTGCGGTGCAGATCGACATTGTCGGCAGAGATCTGCCGCCACAGCGGCACACCGAAGCGGTAGTTCAGTGCCATATCAAGGCGTGTATCCTGGCTATCACCAAAGGTGCGCTCGCCGGAGAGCGTCAGTAGCGGAAACGGCGTGTAGTTAAGTCCGAGCGTGATCGCAGAGGGGTTACGTTGCAGATCGCCCGGCCCGCTGGCAGGCGTGAGGGCGATGCCTTTACCGAAGTAGTGCTCATATTTCAGCTTTGCTCCCCACTGCGGGTGCGCAGGCAGCCAGCCGTCGAGGCGGACATCAATACCGTTTGCCGGGCGTTCGTCATACTCTTTCATGCCTTTTAGCGTCGAGGCGTGCCAGCCGGTGAGGCCATAATAGGCGTTGGCTGAGAGCTTCAGATAATCGGCCCAGGCTTCGCCACCGATGCCAAGACGCGCATTCTTGCCGCTGTAGTCATAGTCGTAAAATGCATTGATGCCCAGCATGCCGCCTGCCAGCAGGTGACGGTAGCCCAGGCCAACGTTGCCAATGTTGCGCGCCTCGCTTTTGCGCAGCCCCCACTGGCTGAACAGCAGCTGTCGTTCACTCTCCAGCAGCGGCAGCAGCAGATCGCCGCTCACCTTCCCTTTGCTGTCCAGCGACGCGCTGACGCTGCCTTTTTGATCCATCCAGTCGCTAAGCTGTTGGTTGATCACCCCTTCGCCAAGGCTGCGGGCGTAGGCAAAGGCTGAGCGGCTAACATCTTCCGACATCAGTAGCTGCGCGGCCTGCGTCGCTTTCGGTGCCAGCCACGCCTCGGCCGTTGTCGGTTCAACCGGCTGCGGCGGCTCTATATTTAGCGTTGGCAGAGGCGGATTATTTTGCGGCTGGGGTGCAACCGCCGGTGAAATAGCGTGGGATAACATTCTGGGCTCGCTGATGAGCGCCTGTAGCCCGGCCATGGTTTCATCCATGCTGCGGTAATCAGCATATTCCGTTGCCTGCGCCACAGAGATGAAGGGAAAAAAGAGTGGGCTGAATAACTGGAGCGCGATAATTCCCCACGCGGTACCACGCTTCCAGCCGGGAAGTTGTCTGGTTTTCATTATTATGTCATCAAGGAAAAACACGAAAAAGCCGTTTTTAGAAACGGCGTTTAAAACAGAAATTGGCGATGCCTCTGTCAGATATTGGCAAGATTCCGCATCTTTTCTTTAACGATTTGGTAACTCGTGTAGTGCGCCTTCGCACACAGGGTATCCAGCTTGAGATCGAGCTGCATGGTGTAGATCTCTTTCGCCTCTTTACCCATGATGTTTTTATTAATATTCAGAAATTTGTAGCCTTCGCCTATTTTTGAATAGTCATCAGAGTAGTTTTTATAGGTAGAGGTATCCGTACCGCGAATGAAGTTAAATTTGTCGATACAGGCATTGTTAGTGGATGCAATAACGATCCCATCGAAAAAGGGCGATTTGCGCTCTGCCGCCACGCCCTGTGGCGCGCTGGCGTTACTGGCGCTGGCTGCTGAAACCCTCTCTTTTGGGGTGTTTTTGTTACCTGCACAGGCGGAGAGAAGCAATACGCACGCAGTGCTTAATATAATGGCATTTAAATTGTTCATTTTATTTTTCCCCTTAAAATTAAACCATTAACAAAAATACTAGGTTTTAAATGTGCGAGTGCCGTGAG
This Kosakonia cowanii JCM 10956 = DSM 18146 DNA region includes the following protein-coding sequences:
- a CDS encoding Ig-like domain-containing protein, whose protein sequence is MKTRQLPGWKRGTAWGIIALQLFSPLFFPFISVAQATEYADYRSMDETMAGLQALISEPRMLSHAISPAVAPQPQNNPPLPTLNIEPPQPVEPTTAEAWLAPKATQAAQLLMSEDVSRSAFAYARSLGEGVINQQLSDWMDQKGSVSASLDSKGKVSGDLLLPLLESERQLLFSQWGLRKSEARNIGNVGLGYRHLLAGGMLGINAFYDYDYSGKNARLGIGGEAWADYLKLSANAYYGLTGWHASTLKGMKEYDERPANGIDVRLDGWLPAHPQWGAKLKYEHYFGKGIALTPASGPGDLQRNPSAITLGLNYTPFPLLTLSGERTFGDSQDTRLDMALNYRFGVPLWRQISADNVDLHRSLIGSKYALVDRNYDIVMQYRKQPLVVLSLPKQLTAEAGTTLTIPVTISKAKYGLERIEWSASANFAANGGSWQQPALTALHVQVPAYRATRSEAASVAQEYVLTAVGVDKNGNRATPATTTLRVMRASETVAPIALTPTAPQLADNQQAFTLTASVVKEGQPVAGQRVTFHIAQLADSKGKPAATLFNDQGQDNTSLSAVSDSQGLATVKLKSRVAGEGVVSATLRNGNSSSARVMFIADTATATLSAFDIMTDNALADGKQANAVRATVTDRYGNPLANYAVGFAADNGATLIGGNAVLTDARGQATLLLTHTRAVATQITATVNGQALTQTVNFSVDRQSARFIESRVAQDALANGQAGSVMTVRIADAFGNPVPGMAIQFIPDSPVSVLPAQALTDAQGVAQTTLTSRRAGTFNATAKLVGTPQAAQVSTRFIADSTTAQLPNENLLISPDGAIANGIAPNGVTATVVDANDNPIPGVTVNFSVSPGATLAATTAITGPDGQAQTTVVSDIAGLYTVTATVNGSTLSKATLFIADVVTAQISDANLVVESNGAVANGNAVNSLSATVTDVKGNRLSGITVDFTVSAGAVLTRTQGVSNLDGQVTTSVNSLRAGRFTVTARVAGTSASKAVDFIGDISTAALASVTLEGSTTDKIANGTDSFTFHARVKDVNNNPVSGATVQWLQDKGVAATINSLSVTNDEGIAAALLESTTTDVVNVQVSASLNNEASIDADKTVSFHPQQVNLRGGVWGAQAVWGYSNPAPVVVPGAEIKLFHSKGDAQPVYSTQANSNGSYSLNVLSGSYYVEVTAPDYFPLQTTITVVRGTLFAQDFTLTHRLKGAVAKIVVSWNATPANLDAHLIVPPKASNPGGARQHVYYMTTHPVGAEAGLENDVRNGYGPETVSIGNFHPGAYCYSVHNSQPATGPLMTGAKVTLSLSDGRSWNWAVENASGSQRNTLWHVFRLNVDPQGSVNVETVGTTSSGPPYKFDGC